CTTCATTTCAGTAGGTTGATGACGATGAGAATCTCTGGTAGATTCACTGTTATTACGTGACCTAAAAGAAGTCTTGAGAAATTCCTTTTCTGAAAGACATCCTTGGAGGTGCTGGACTCAGGGTACACTCACTTTGAAACTTGAAAAGATCCGCCGATAAGCAAAAcaatttctgtaattttacTGCTAACCTCAACGTTAGAGCTCAATTCCACTTTCAATATCTTTGTCTAATTTTGTGGATAGCTCAAGAATCCGAATTATCTTTGAGAACGATCTTGATAGAAGTGAAAGAgttacatattttcaattttcatgtgaaattttcttttctttttaatcatTTCTACTGGATCCCTATCTGCACATATGTTGATGGGAACAGAAACAATTCTATAAGCTGGGTTAAAATCCTGAGATGCCTGCGCAGAATTCCTACTACTTTTCAAGGATGTTTCGAAAACTCACGTGGAGAACGACGTCAAATCGAAGCAGAATCGCCGAACAGAATCATATGGAGTTGACTTTGTCAATTCCTTAAGCTGTGTCCACAAAGCTGAGTTAGTGAAGGCACTTTTATCAATGCAGCATTTTCGATTTTAAATTAAGCCGTTAGCAAAGGTTAGATGCCAATTCGTAGGACTTGAAAGTTCTAGCATTTTTCAGTTCCGTATGACCATCGAACGCCACTCTATCAAATTCGTCAATTCTCGAGAGCTGAAAAGAacattatcatttttttttcttgatattctTATGAATCTACTATTCCAAGATCAAACTTTACAGTCACATTCCATTCTTTTAACTCTAATCCACCGAAATTGCATGCTGTCTAAACATGCTTACTAATGattgaaatattattattttgacaTTGATAAACTGATAAGAAGGTACGTTCTAACGTTAcgttaataaaaaattagacaTAGGAATTCCGCAAAATACTGTGCGTCTTCAAAGGAATGTTAGTGTCCTTTTGGAGCTAAACAGAAAATATGCGCTGGAGATGCTCACGTAGATAATTTATATCCAATTACGTAGCGAAATAGGAGAGCTTTAACTATTTTTAAACATTAATCTATTTACCTCTCCGGTTAACGCATAAGTGACCTTCCTTCCATCTTTTGCAGCGGCCTTTATCCAGATGATCCACTTGTCGTTGGGCTGAAAACTATTGAAATGAGGATAACTAGAATTGCTACCCACtggatttcttcgaaaacgATCCGCtaggatttttaattttctggagTATTCGCCTTCTCACGGCCCTGAGTGATCAATCTATTAATCGTTCAATCTATTAATCCCTAAGCTCCTGTAAGTGTGCGACAATCCTGGAATGGAAAGAGAATCAAGCATTATCTTTCTGTAGGAAACATCTGCTGATTTACTTGATCCTTGCTGACAAAAACCGATGAACAGCCGTCCTTTTTCGTTAATCAGTTTATAgcgtttttaaattttacagtCTAATCTGAAACGATTTCATTGATGCTAGAATAGCTGCTTTTGCACCTAGCATATCTAAAATCATGTGTAAACAGATGTAATGGTGAGTTACTGATAAACTAGTTTAAGCGTACTGCTAAAGTTAGAGTTTAGAGTTCTTGTTGTtttcgctcgccttctctaGTCAATAAGAATTGAAAGTTCGGGCACTTTCTGTATATTTTTGAtacaaaattagatttttcttttcctcgcaACTTTTTTGGTCGTTCTTTCTCTAAAAACTCTGGGCACTGATGCAAAATTTCGTAGTTTTCATCCTTAAGGAGTCAGCACTACACTTGAAGAATACCCCAACCGTATCCTACACCTATACTCTTTCGTTACCGCTGTAATTCGAAAAGATTATTTTGAGTATTCGATATTCTCTGTTCACTACTTCTCAGTCACTTCTCGGCAAATCCGCTGTGAAATATCGCTCGGTGTTGTTGCATCAATAATTATGGTAACCCATTTTTTTGGTGCGTCGCACCAAATGTGCAGCTCCGAACGTCCCCTGCCTGCGGCGCATGAATCCCACGTCGTAGGCTAACCTGATCATAGGCTCGTCACTCTAGGTCATTGCATAgtccaacacgcgttccaaaacctcaacgattacgagttGCATCGAAactcgttggcgcatcccaagtggatggACGCCAGTGACTTAATAATGTATTTTTACTGGATATCCAATTCGTATTCAAGTAGCGTCTTGGTAAAATCAGCTGTGAATGGCACCTTACATTTGAATCTTTGAACATTCTATGAGAGAAACAGTaccttctctgaaaaaagtgCGGAATACGTAGCAATTATCAGTTGGTCATCATTGCTTTGGACGTACCGATAGCTTACGTCCTCTACACCTATTTCAAGACTTCCACGCTAATACTTTTATTTGTAACCGTCAAAGAATAGATGATCCTTTGAATAGATTAAGGATGCATGCTAGTCTAGTAGCATTCCTACTACTAGCAATCGCATTCTCGGCCTCCATTGTTCAGCAGAATCAAATCGTTTTTTAAGACAGGCGCACTTTTTGGGACGGACGCACACGGAGTGCTGGCGCTAAGCGAGTGAGCGTAACAGTAAGTGAGTCTCACGAGCAGCAGGACACTTATCTGTTCACCATTCCGAAGAGGAAGCTCTAGGGATAGCGAGACTAGGAGCTCACAGTAATCCTGGATTGATTCAGTCCTTGCCGCTGACAAACGGCGGAAAATGTAGGCTCCTGCGGAGACGAGAAATTTAGAACGACACTTTCAAACGAAAtggtttttcttaaattgaCTTAACGGATGGATGGACCTTTGTGCCTACAGAAACATCAATTCAGATATGCTCAATACAAAGACAGCTGTACATCAACATAACTGAAATCGTTTTAGACTCGACCATAGGTGCTGCTCTAAAGGTTTTTCCTCCGCGTTCAGTGCCATCGTTCAATGTTCGCATACCATTCACAAGCAATAATCTAAAATCGCTACAAACTGATTAGCAATGGAACGTGTGtagttttttattgatttttttagattaaatTTAAGTGAAAATGGTAGAGGTTTTAGACTGCTTGTGAAGTTAACTAAGAAAATGAGATTTCAggtataataataacaagttGAATTAGTTTATTTGTTAAACGATTAAGGATTAAGGAATGTTGCACTGTGTTGTTGCCTGCACATCAACATCTTCATTGTTTCTACTGTTAAATCTTCCACTTGTTACTACAACAACTTTGTTTATACTGGCCAATACATATCTTAAGGGACCTAAAAACCGAAATAAACAGGTACGTTAGGTAAGGTAAACGAAACGTTGGGTTAACAATAAACTTTTTCGAACTAAATCCTTTAAACTATATCCACAAAGCTATGCTAGTCTAAAGAATCGCTTTTTTAAAACAGCACTTTTGATTTAACATCAAGCCGTTAGCAGTTCCGAAACTTAGATGACACTTCAGCGGGTTCGAAAGTTCTAGCATGTTTCAGATGCCAATGACCATCGAACACCACGTTTTTAGGACGTctcacctgaaaaaaaagtattattttCTTGATATTCTTATGAATCTACTGTTCTAAGATCAAACTTTACAGTCACATTCCATTCTTTTAGCTCTAATCCACCGAAATTACATGCTGTCTAATCATGTTTACTATTGATTGAAATACTATTATGTTGACATTGATATACTGATAAAAAGGTATGTTCTAACGTTAcgttaataaaaaattagacataggaattttgcaaaatactGTGCGTCTTTAAAGGAATGTTAGTGTCCTTTTGGAGCTAAACAGAAAATATGCGCTGGAGATGCTCACGTAGATAATTTATATCCAATTACGTAGCGAAATAGGAGAGCTTTAACTATTTTTAAACATTAATCTATTTACCTCTCCGGTTAACGCATAAGTGACCTTCCTTCCATCTTTTGCAGCGCCCTTTATCCAGATGATCCACTTGTCGTTGGGCTGAAAACTATTGAAATGAGGATAACTAGAATTGCTAGCCACtggatttcttcgaaaacgATCCGCtaggatttttaattttctggagTATTCGCCTTCTCACGGCTCTGAGTGATCAATCTATTAATCGTTCAATCTATTAATCCCTAAGCTCCTGTAAGTAAACGATCCGAGAATCCTGGAATGGAAAGAGGATCAAGCATCATCTTTCTGTAGAAAACATCTGCTGATTAACTTAATCGTTGCTGACCAAAATCGATGAACAGCCATCCTTTTCGGCTAATAAGATCATGGTGATCTTGCCCTCCTATTCTAAAAACACCTGGAAA
This window of the Necator americanus strain Aroian chromosome III, whole genome shotgun sequence genome carries:
- a CDS encoding hypothetical protein (NECATOR_CHRIII.G13219.T2) — its product is MPTEGGATGPPASDWSTGARYLKKGVRRVHPRQTLIEAGATGPMALNCYPHFNSFQPNDKWIIWIKAAAKDGRKVTYALTGELSRIDEFDRVAFDGHTELKNARTFKSYELASNLC